In Neospora caninum Liverpool complete genome, chromosome II, the following are encoded in one genomic region:
- a CDS encoding putative serine/threonine protein phosphatase — protein MTIRLTPGSPALDSAASDQDVGEREESALEAEREIVTFGIIADPQLGMLKRNVEWTEEEERLRRGLAAIRRQSPAFIIVLGDLVQVFPEDENKRAIREHEIRDVRQTLQSCSGDVPVLIVAGNHDLGNAPTQENLKDFRNLWGDDYYSFDLGRCRGIVLNSCLFFNPCNAPREAEDTPKGHFHLPRAQRDRLRDLITNSTVSHSFHGHLHDNMVVQASDPCLEQVVTSATGFPLGDAPAGFRMVRVDAAGAVEHQFCALPNSDIL, from the exons ATGACGATCCGGCTGACTCCCGGATCGCCGGCGCTTGACTCGGCGGCTAG CGACCAGGATgtcggagaaagagaggagagcgcgcTGGAGGCCGAGAGGGAAATCGTCACGTTTGGCATCATCGCGGACCCTCAA CTCGGCATGCTGAAAAGGAATGTCGAGtggacggaagaggaagagaggcttCGCCGTGGACTTGCCGCGATACGTCGACAAAGCCCCGCCTTCATCATCGTCCTAGGCGACCTTGTTCAGGTTTTTcccgaagacgagaacaagCGGGCAATCAGG gaaCACGAGATCCGCGATGTTCGGCAGACCCTTCAGTCCTGTTCAGGGGATGTCCCTGTC TTGATTGTGGCTGGGAACCACGATTTGGGAAACGCTCCCACGCAGGAGAACCTCAAAGACTTCCGAAATCTCTGGG GCGATGATTACTACTCTTTCGATCTTGGCCGCTGCCGTGGCATCGTCCTGAATTCTTGCCTGTTCTTCAACCCTTGCAACGCACCGAGAGAAGCTGAG GATACTCCGAAAGGCCACTTCCACCTGCCACGAGCGCAGCGGGATAGACTTCGCGATCTCATCACGAACTCCACA GTTTCTCATTCGTTCCACGGCCATCTACACGACAACATGGTTGTACAGGCAAGCGATCCTTGTCTCGAGCAAGTCGTTACTTCGGCAACAGGCTTTCCTCTTGGAGACGCTCC GGCGGGGTTTAGGATGGTGAGGGTCGACGCCGCAGGAGCTGTGGAACACCAGTTCTGTGCACTTCCGAATTCTGACATTCTTTAA